Proteins encoded within one genomic window of Mycoplasma phocoenae:
- the atpA gene encoding F0F1 ATP synthase subunit alpha, which translates to MPLKPNDLSAIIKKQIKNFAKVISTEEIGEIVTLGDGIALVSGLDNAKLGELLDMGNDVYGMVLNLEEELVGVVIMGDTNKLTEGSEVKRTNKVISTTVGDELLGRVVDALANPIDGQGKIDAELTSEIFKVAPGIMTRQSVDQPLETGIIAIDSMVPIGRGQRELIIGDRQTGKTSIAIDAILNQKGKNIHCIYVAIGQKNSTVSQIVEQLKKDDALEYTTIINASASESAPLQYIAPYTGVTIAEYWMSKGKDVLIVYDDLTKHAVAYRTLSLLLRRPPGREAYPGDVFYLHSQLLERSARLNSENGGGSCTALPIIETQVGDISAYIPTNVISITDGQIFTKEDLFNSGQRPAVDVGFSVSRVGGAAQIKAMKQVSSSLKLELAQYNEMQAFAQFGSDLDESTRSILDHGAKVYEFLKQPQGQPINQIDQSLLLFCIKYRLTNPIPKENINEFKNQFLSFFKQDKTAKSLRLKLINKKAFDDEIISSLKEVIKNFIQTYINKIPNYDKNAHPSIPKD; encoded by the coding sequence ATGCCATTAAAACCAAATGACCTTAGTGCAATAATTAAAAAACAAATTAAAAACTTTGCAAAAGTTATTTCAACTGAAGAAATCGGTGAGATTGTAACATTGGGAGACGGTATTGCATTGGTTTCAGGTCTTGATAATGCCAAATTGGGTGAATTATTAGACATGGGTAACGATGTGTATGGAATGGTTCTAAACTTAGAAGAAGAACTTGTTGGTGTTGTTATTATGGGTGATACTAACAAGTTAACTGAAGGTTCAGAAGTTAAAAGAACAAACAAAGTCATATCTACAACAGTTGGTGATGAATTACTTGGTCGCGTTGTTGACGCGTTAGCAAATCCTATTGATGGACAAGGAAAAATTGATGCTGAGTTAACAAGTGAAATTTTTAAAGTAGCGCCAGGAATAATGACACGTCAATCTGTTGACCAACCTTTGGAAACTGGAATTATTGCTATTGATTCAATGGTGCCAATTGGTAGAGGACAACGTGAGCTTATTATCGGTGATCGTCAAACAGGTAAAACATCAATAGCGATTGACGCGATACTAAATCAAAAAGGTAAAAACATACATTGTATTTATGTTGCAATAGGTCAAAAAAATTCAACAGTTTCTCAAATTGTTGAACAACTAAAAAAAGATGATGCATTGGAATATACAACAATTATTAATGCGTCAGCATCTGAAAGCGCACCACTTCAATATATTGCTCCTTATACTGGAGTAACTATTGCTGAGTACTGAATGTCAAAAGGGAAGGATGTTTTAATAGTTTATGACGATTTAACTAAACATGCAGTTGCATATCGTACATTGTCATTATTATTACGTAGACCTCCAGGTAGAGAAGCTTACCCAGGGGACGTATTTTACTTACATTCACAATTATTAGAACGTTCAGCACGTTTAAATAGCGAAAATGGTGGTGGATCATGTACAGCCTTACCAATCATTGAAACACAAGTTGGAGATATTTCAGCTTATATACCTACCAACGTTATTTCAATTACAGATGGTCAAATTTTTACTAAAGAAGATTTATTTAACTCAGGGCAACGTCCGGCAGTTGATGTTGGCTTCAGTGTTAGCCGGGTTGGTGGAGCAGCACAAATTAAAGCCATGAAACAAGTATCAAGTTCATTAAAACTAGAATTGGCTCAATATAATGAAATGCAAGCTTTTGCTCAGTTCGGTTCTGACTTAGATGAAAGTACAAGATCAATACTTGATCACGGTGCAAAAGTTTATGAATTCTTAAAACAACCACAAGGTCAACCAATAAATCAAATTGATCAATCGCTATTATTGTTCTGTATTAAATATCGTTTAACAAACCCTATACCTAAAGAAAACATAAATGAATTTAAAAATCAATTCTTATCGTTCTTTAAACAAGACAAAACAGCAAAATCATTGAGATTGAAATTAATAAACAAAAAAGCATTTGATGATGAAATAATTAGTTCATTAAAAGAAGTTATTAAAAACTTTATTCAAACTTATATTAATAAAATACCAAATTATGATAAAAATGCTCATCCAAGCATACCGAAAGATTAA
- the atpG gene encoding ATP synthase F1 subunit gamma, producing MADLLNIKHRIDSVTTTKKITKAMELVATAKLGRTKNDYDKIKIYYDRVQSIFDNLMVHSEEIEKTINVEGSKNGVPKSLYIIIGSDLGLCGAYNANLVKLVKENINKDSLMIVIGSKMLNAFKKYDNQIIQSFIKIGDTLEYSLAQVISKKIYDTIQEIYVKDVNIIYTEYINSITTNPVIKQIYPIKEKTQTSEVPKIDLSIYEPSPSYILASSFGMYFEAEMYLALGSSKLSEMSSRRTAMESATDNAEELIKKLQLSYNRTRQAKITEELTEIISGSSS from the coding sequence GTGGCAGATTTATTAAATATTAAACACCGTATTGATTCAGTAACGACAACTAAAAAAATAACTAAAGCAATGGAATTAGTTGCAACAGCCAAATTAGGTAGAACGAAAAACGATTACGATAAAATAAAAATTTATTATGATCGTGTACAAAGCATTTTTGATAATTTAATGGTTCATAGTGAAGAAATTGAAAAAACTATTAATGTTGAAGGAAGTAAAAACGGAGTACCCAAATCTTTATATATCATAATTGGATCCGATTTAGGTTTGTGCGGTGCTTATAATGCGAACTTGGTTAAATTAGTTAAAGAAAATATTAATAAAGATTCATTAATGATTGTTATTGGCTCAAAAATGTTAAATGCTTTTAAAAAATACGATAATCAAATTATTCAATCATTTATTAAAATAGGCGATACATTAGAATATTCATTAGCTCAAGTTATTTCAAAAAAAATATACGACACTATTCAGGAGATCTATGTAAAAGATGTAAATATTATTTATACTGAGTATATTAATAGCATCACAACTAATCCTGTTATAAAACAAATATATCCAATAAAAGAAAAAACTCAAACTAGCGAAGTTCCTAAAATTGATTTGTCGATTTATGAACCGAGCCCAAGTTATATTCTAGCTAGTTCATTTGGTATGTATTTTGAAGCTGAAATGTATTTAGCTTTAGGAAGTTCAAAATTATCAGAAATGTCTTCACGGCGTACAGCAATGGAAAGCGCTACTGATAATGCAGAAGAATTAATCAAAAAACTTCAATTAAGCTACAACCGTACTCGTCAAGCCAAAATTACTGAAGAACTTACTGAAATCATTAGTGGTTCATCATCATAG
- the atpD gene encoding F0F1 ATP synthase subunit beta, with protein sequence MLSDNVEINTGHIVQILGPVVDIRFEPGHMPFINNALVLNHEGKKYVFEVSQHIGNDTVRAISMDLTFGLRRGMKVYDTHAPISVPVGKAVLSRIFNVLGDPIDLKPWDGSDVDYMPIHAAAPSYEDQKSAVEILETGIKVIDLLMPYVKGGKIGLFGGAGVGKTVLIQELINNIATQHGGISVFAGVGERTREGNDLYHEMKASGVLDKTALVFGQMNEPPGARMRVAFTALTMAEHFRDRENQDVLLFIDNIFRFTQAGSEVSALLGRMPSAVGYQPTLATEMGSLQERITSTKRGSITSVQAVYVPADDLTDPAPATTFNHLDAKTVLDRNIAALGIYPAIDPLASNSRLLDPKIIGLEHYTCARGVQSILQRFKELQDIIAILGMDELSEEDKKVVARARRIRNFLSQPFFVAEKFSGYPGKFIKLSETIHSFQEILDGKHDNLPEEHFLYAGSIEEVVARSKK encoded by the coding sequence TTATTATCTGATAATGTTGAAATAAATACAGGACATATTGTTCAAATTTTAGGACCTGTTGTAGACATTAGATTCGAACCAGGTCATATGCCTTTTATCAACAATGCTTTAGTTTTAAATCACGAAGGTAAGAAATATGTTTTCGAAGTATCTCAACACATTGGTAACGACACAGTAAGGGCGATATCAATGGATTTAACATTCGGATTGAGAAGAGGTATGAAAGTTTATGATACTCATGCACCAATTTCTGTGCCAGTAGGTAAAGCGGTATTATCAAGAATTTTTAACGTTTTAGGGGATCCTATTGATTTAAAACCTTGAGATGGTTCAGATGTTGATTATATGCCTATACATGCTGCAGCGCCTTCATATGAAGATCAAAAATCAGCTGTAGAGATACTGGAAACAGGTATAAAAGTCATTGACCTATTAATGCCTTATGTTAAAGGTGGAAAAATTGGTTTATTCGGTGGAGCCGGAGTTGGTAAAACAGTTTTAATTCAAGAATTAATTAATAATATTGCAACTCAGCACGGTGGTATTTCAGTCTTTGCTGGAGTTGGCGAACGTACACGTGAAGGGAATGATCTATATCACGAAATGAAAGCCAGTGGAGTATTAGATAAAACCGCTTTGGTATTTGGACAAATGAATGAGCCCCCTGGAGCTCGTATGCGTGTTGCCTTTACAGCATTAACAATGGCTGAGCATTTTAGAGATCGTGAAAATCAAGATGTATTGTTATTTATTGATAACATATTCAGATTTACTCAAGCAGGTTCAGAAGTTTCAGCGTTGTTAGGACGTATGCCATCAGCTGTAGGTTACCAACCAACATTAGCTACTGAAATGGGTTCTTTACAAGAACGTATTACATCAACTAAACGTGGCTCAATTACTTCAGTACAAGCCGTTTATGTTCCAGCTGATGATCTAACCGATCCAGCTCCTGCAACAACATTCAACCACTTAGATGCTAAGACAGTTTTAGACCGTAACATTGCTGCTTTAGGAATTTATCCTGCAATCGATCCTCTAGCCTCTAACTCAAGATTATTAGATCCAAAAATAATTGGATTAGAACATTACACATGTGCACGAGGAGTGCAAAGTATATTACAACGTTTTAAAGAATTACAAGATATTATCGCCATATTGGGTATGGATGAATTATCAGAAGAAGATAAAAAAGTTGTAGCAAGAGCAAGAAGAATTAGAAACTTCTTATCGCAACCATTTTTTGTTGCGGAAAAATTTTCTGGATATCCAGGGAAATTCATAAAATTAAGCGAAACTATTCACTCATTCCAAGAAATATTAGATGGTAAACACGATAATTTGCCTGAAGAACATTTCTTATATGCGGGTTCAATTGAAGAAGTAGTTGCTAGAAGCAAAAAATAA
- a CDS encoding F0F1 ATP synthase subunit epsilon yields MANKVYLTITTPTGSYLETETNIVTVKTTEGYIGLQANGTEFMAALVASKMFVTSENNNQKTYYINQGIVHAKDDKIDIIVNNISDKALEEIKFKPSDNSNFSFIEETKLKRSIAKK; encoded by the coding sequence ATGGCTAATAAAGTTTATTTAACGATAACGACTCCAACAGGAAGTTATTTAGAAACAGAAACAAACATTGTAACAGTAAAAACTACTGAAGGTTATATAGGATTACAAGCTAATGGCACTGAATTTATGGCTGCTTTAGTAGCGTCTAAAATGTTTGTAACTTCAGAAAATAATAACCAAAAAACTTATTATATAAATCAAGGAATTGTTCACGCTAAAGACGATAAAATCGACATTATCGTAAATAACATTAGTGACAAGGCTCTTGAAGAAATCAAATTTAAACCTTCAGATAATAGCAACTTTAGTTTTATTGAAGAAACAAAACTGAAACGTTCAATTGCGAAAAAATAA
- a CDS encoding DNA-processing protein DprA: protein MNKFIIYFTFKHNGDWRKIFQDFHSKEIIEQKEIVKYDKILKQMGLQHLTILDNQYPNKLKNVYQPPFTLFYKGDLNLLNDSIFLSIAGDLKDDQNNDYIIKTLSQINKDNNITLVTFSSNYTNKTVLDYFIKNNMKIIMIHPSGINENDKYFQFNSVNILHITEVPIAVKSNKKYTEMANRLISAISDKLIIYSITKNSNLNKMINDFLDIGKDIYAFPNVFNDYQNWTNYLIEQGAKIITGFA from the coding sequence ATGAATAAATTTATTATTTACTTTACATTTAAACACAACGGCGATTGACGTAAAATATTTCAAGATTTTCACTCGAAGGAAATAATAGAACAAAAAGAAATTGTAAAATATGACAAAATATTGAAACAAATGGGCCTACAGCATTTAACAATTCTTGATAATCAATATCCAAACAAATTAAAAAATGTTTATCAACCTCCATTTACTTTGTTTTATAAAGGTGATTTAAATTTACTTAATGATTCGATATTTTTATCCATAGCAGGAGATTTAAAGGATGATCAAAACAATGATTACATTATTAAAACACTAAGCCAAATCAATAAAGATAACAACATAACATTAGTTACTTTTTCGTCAAATTATACTAACAAAACAGTATTGGATTATTTTATAAAAAATAACATGAAAATAATTATGATTCATCCTTCCGGGATAAATGAAAATGACAAATATTTTCAGTTTAATTCAGTAAATATACTACATATTACTGAAGTTCCCATAGCAGTAAAAAGCAACAAAAAATATACCGAAATGGCTAATAGATTAATTAGTGCCATTAGCGACAAATTAATTATTTATTCAATAACGAAAAATAGTAATTTAAATAAAATGATCAATGATTTTTTAGACATAGGTAAAGACATTTATGCATTTCCAAATGTATTTAATGACTATCAAAACTGAACAAATTACTTAATTGAACAAGGGGCTAAAATCATTACCGGATTTGCTTAA
- the deoD gene encoding purine-nucleoside phosphorylase codes for MTPHINAKEGSIAKLVLMPGDPLRAKFIAEKFLENPELVSNVRNVLMYTGTYKGERVTVAASGMGVPSIGIYAYELFNFYGVEAIVRIGSTGAYVKELNLYDVVLAESCYGENTSFRKAFLNDESNIIYPTKDLNELILKNAKELNIPVSLERVHSEDAFYTTESAEQRRKRSGNSACVEMESYGLFTVAEKLNKKAACLLTVSDNLVTQEFTSSEEREKAFEKMMELSLSLAKGF; via the coding sequence ATGACACCACATATAAATGCAAAAGAAGGATCAATAGCTAAACTAGTTTTAATGCCAGGAGATCCATTACGTGCAAAATTTATTGCAGAAAAATTTTTAGAAAACCCAGAACTTGTTTCAAACGTTAGAAACGTGTTAATGTATACGGGAACATATAAAGGGGAAAGAGTTACAGTGGCAGCATCGGGAATGGGTGTACCATCAATCGGTATTTATGCCTACGAATTATTCAACTTTTATGGAGTTGAAGCAATAGTAAGAATTGGTTCGACAGGAGCATATGTTAAAGAATTAAACTTATACGATGTTGTATTAGCTGAAAGTTGTTACGGAGAAAATACTTCATTCCGTAAAGCATTTTTAAATGATGAATCAAACATTATTTATCCAACTAAAGATTTAAACGAGTTAATCTTAAAAAACGCAAAAGAATTAAACATTCCAGTTAGCTTAGAACGTGTACACTCAGAAGATGCATTCTATACAACTGAAAGTGCAGAACAAAGAAGAAAACGTTCAGGTAATTCAGCTTGTGTAGAAATGGAAAGTTATGGATTATTCACAGTAGCTGAAAAATTAAATAAAAAAGCCGCTTGCTTATTAACTGTTAGCGATAATTTAGTAACTCAAGAATTTACATCAAGCGAAGAAAGAGAAAAAGCGTTTGAAAAAATGATGGAACTTTCACTTTCACTTGCTAAGGGTTTTTAA
- a CDS encoding thymidine phosphorylase has product MRMTDLIELKANKGELSKEQIQFIVSNFTNKNIPDYQMAAFLMAVRLNGMNSKETAYLTESMMNSGKVLDWSFLNTTIVDKHSTGGVGDKVSIVLGPLLAAVGLTMAKMSGRGLAQTGGTIDKLETIKGFNVVLSEEKFKDVVKKHKIAIVGQDKELVPADKLIYALRDVTGTVQSIPLIASSIMSKKLATGSNVILLDVKCGSGAFMKTVEEATALGKEMIEIGKNLGRKVIVEITNMQQPLGRAIGNKNEVLEAIQTLKGEGPKEFTKLIYSSGSELIKGSNLASTIEEANELIDQAISSGAAFKKFCEWVTAQGGDIEDTLKSDWWKPAYSIEIQSDKTGYLEITSALEFGLCAMKLGAGRATKEDLIDNEAGIYLNKITNEFVNKGDILFTLYSSKEIDKNIIKDLKNAYQINQETIENPVVLKKIN; this is encoded by the coding sequence ATGAGAATGACAGATTTGATTGAATTAAAAGCAAATAAAGGAGAATTGTCCAAAGAGCAAATTCAATTTATAGTTTCAAATTTTACAAACAAAAATATTCCAGATTATCAAATGGCAGCTTTTTTAATGGCAGTTAGATTAAACGGCATGAATTCAAAAGAAACAGCTTATTTAACTGAATCGATGATGAATTCAGGAAAAGTACTAGACTGAAGTTTTTTAAATACAACTATTGTTGATAAACATTCGACAGGTGGTGTTGGTGATAAGGTCTCAATAGTTTTGGGCCCATTATTAGCGGCTGTTGGTTTAACCATGGCTAAAATGAGTGGTAGAGGCTTGGCTCAAACAGGTGGCACTATTGATAAACTAGAAACAATCAAAGGTTTTAATGTTGTTTTATCTGAAGAAAAATTTAAAGATGTGGTTAAAAAACACAAAATAGCAATAGTGGGGCAGGATAAAGAGTTAGTTCCAGCGGATAAATTGATTTATGCGTTAAGAGATGTTACTGGAACAGTTCAATCAATACCTTTAATTGCATCAAGTATAATGTCAAAAAAATTAGCAACAGGTTCAAATGTGATTTTATTAGATGTTAAATGCGGTTCAGGAGCATTTATGAAAACCGTTGAAGAAGCAACAGCACTTGGTAAAGAAATGATTGAAATTGGTAAAAATTTAGGTAGAAAAGTTATAGTTGAAATAACAAACATGCAACAACCATTAGGTAGAGCGATCGGGAATAAAAATGAAGTTTTGGAAGCTATTCAAACATTAAAAGGCGAAGGACCTAAAGAATTTACAAAATTAATTTATTCATCAGGTTCAGAATTAATTAAAGGTTCGAATCTTGCGTCTACGATTGAAGAAGCCAACGAATTAATTGATCAAGCAATATCATCAGGAGCTGCTTTCAAAAAATTCTGCGAATGAGTAACCGCACAAGGCGGCGATATTGAAGACACTTTGAAAAGCGATTGATGAAAACCTGCTTACTCAATAGAAATTCAATCAGACAAAACAGGTTATTTAGAAATCACAAGCGCACTTGAGTTTGGTCTTTGTGCAATGAAATTAGGTGCCGGTAGAGCAACTAAAGAAGATTTGATTGATAACGAAGCAGGTATTTATTTAAATAAAATTACAAATGAGTTTGTAAACAAAGGTGATATATTATTCACTTTATATTCTTCAAAAGAAATTGATAAAAATATAATTAAAGATTTAAAAAATGCTTATCAAATAAATCAAGAAACTATTGAAAATCCAGTAGTTTTAAAGAAAATTAATTAG
- the deoC gene encoding deoxyribose-phosphate aldolase, which translates to MQYNRMVDHTLLKPEATQKDIDNLIKEAKEYNFKSVCINPSWIKHAVEKLKNTDTIVCTVVGFPLGSMSTQAKVFETKLAISHGAEEVDMVINIGRFKDGQYDYVLNEIKALKSECGKKVLKVIIETALLTNWEIEKATEIVMQSGADFIKTSTGFSYRGASFEDIEIMKKVAGDKLLIKAAGGIKSYADMEKMAKLGANRFGMSKSVQIFSNPTEKTESNY; encoded by the coding sequence ATGCAATATAATAGAATGGTAGATCATACCTTATTGAAACCAGAAGCAACACAAAAAGATATTGATAATTTAATTAAAGAAGCTAAAGAATATAACTTTAAAAGTGTCTGCATAAACCCATCATGAATAAAACACGCTGTGGAAAAATTAAAAAACACTGATACAATCGTTTGTACAGTTGTTGGATTTCCATTGGGTTCAATGTCAACTCAAGCTAAAGTTTTTGAAACAAAATTAGCAATAAGTCACGGTGCTGAAGAAGTTGATATGGTCATCAACATAGGACGTTTTAAAGACGGCCAATATGACTATGTTTTAAACGAAATTAAAGCATTGAAATCTGAATGCGGTAAAAAAGTATTGAAAGTAATTATTGAAACAGCATTATTAACAAATTGAGAAATTGAAAAAGCTACTGAAATAGTTATGCAATCAGGAGCGGATTTTATTAAAACATCAACTGGATTTTCTTACCGTGGAGCATCATTTGAAGACATTGAAATAATGAAAAAAGTAGCTGGAGATAAACTTTTAATCAAAGCTGCTGGTGGTATTAAATCATATGCAGATATGGAAAAAATGGCAAAACTTGGAGCAAATAGATTTGGAATGAGTAAGTCAGTGCAAATATTTTCAAATCCAACTGAAAAAACAGAATCAAATTATTAA
- the upp gene encoding uracil phosphoribosyltransferase: MIQIFDHPLIKTKLTTMRDKETNHYVFRKNLNEIASLMVFEVLRDYKPKEIEVITPIEVKTTGYTYDKEIVIIPILRAGLGMVQGILDLVPQARVGHIGIQRNEQTFEANDYYYKVPNVDKDSYVLVVDPMLATGVSATDAIRKLKNEGFTNIKLVCLVGVQKGIDKVMEEFPEVDIYLATKDEKLNGKKYIVPGLGDAGDRLFGTK; encoded by the coding sequence ATGATACAAATTTTCGATCACCCATTAATTAAAACTAAATTAACAACAATGCGAGATAAAGAAACAAATCATTATGTATTTCGTAAAAATTTAAATGAAATTGCCTCTTTGATGGTATTTGAAGTCTTGAGAGATTATAAACCGAAAGAAATTGAAGTTATTACTCCCATAGAAGTTAAAACTACTGGATATACATACGACAAAGAAATTGTAATAATCCCAATTTTAAGAGCTGGTCTAGGAATGGTTCAAGGTATCTTGGACTTAGTACCACAAGCCAGAGTGGGTCATATTGGTATACAAAGAAATGAACAAACGTTCGAGGCGAATGATTATTATTACAAAGTACCCAACGTTGACAAGGATAGTTACGTGTTGGTTGTAGACCCAATGTTGGCAACAGGAGTTAGCGCTACTGATGCTATTCGTAAATTAAAAAACGAAGGATTTACAAATATAAAATTAGTATGTTTGGTTGGCGTACAAAAAGGAATTGATAAAGTTATGGAAGAATTTCCAGAAGTTGATATTTATCTTGCAACAAAAGATGAAAAGTTAAACGGTAAAAAATACATCGTCCCAGGTTTAGGTGATGCAGGTGATAGATTGTTTGGCACAAAATAA